In a single window of the Streptomyces sp. NBC_00353 genome:
- a CDS encoding electron transfer flavoprotein subunit beta/FixA family protein, producing the protein MSLRIVVCVKYVPDATGDRHFADDLTLDREDVDGLLSELDEYAVEQALQIADEADDAEITVLTVGPEDAKDALRKALSMGADRAVHVEDDDLHGTDVIGTSLVLAKAIEKTGYDLVVCGMASTDGTMGVLPAVLAERLGVPQVTLLSEVKVEGGTVTGRRDGDSASEQLQASLPAVVSVTDQSGEARYPSFKGIMAAKKKPVESLDLEDLEIDADEVGLAGAWTAVDSAAQRPARTAGTIVKDEGEGGKQLAEFLAGQKFI; encoded by the coding sequence GTGAGCTTGAGGATCGTTGTCTGTGTGAAGTACGTGCCCGACGCCACTGGTGACCGGCATTTCGCCGATGATCTGACGCTGGACCGTGAGGATGTCGACGGTCTGTTGTCGGAGCTGGATGAGTACGCGGTGGAGCAGGCGCTGCAGATCGCGGACGAGGCGGATGATGCGGAGATCACCGTGTTGACGGTGGGTCCGGAGGATGCCAAGGACGCGTTGCGCAAGGCGTTGTCGATGGGTGCGGACAGGGCGGTTCATGTCGAGGACGACGATCTGCACGGTACGGATGTGATCGGTACGTCGCTGGTGCTGGCGAAGGCGATCGAGAAGACGGGCTACGACCTGGTCGTGTGTGGGATGGCGTCGACGGACGGGACGATGGGTGTGCTGCCGGCGGTGCTGGCGGAGCGTCTGGGTGTTCCGCAGGTGACGTTGTTGTCGGAGGTGAAGGTCGAGGGCGGCACGGTGACCGGGCGTCGTGACGGTGACAGTGCGTCGGAGCAGTTGCAGGCGTCGTTGCCGGCGGTGGTGTCGGTGACGGACCAGTCGGGTGAGGCGCGTTACCCGTCGTTCAAGGGGATCATGGCGGCGAAGAAGAAGCCGGTCGAGTCCCTGGATCTGGAGGATCTGGAGATCGACGCGGACGAGGTCGGTCTGGCGGGTGCGTGGACCGCGGTGGATTCCGCGGCGCAGCGTCCGGCTCGTACGGCGGGCACGATCGTCAAGGACGAGGGCGAGGGCGGCAAGCAGCTCGCCGAGTTCCTCGCGGGCCAGAAGTTCATCTAG
- a CDS encoding TetR family transcriptional regulator, which translates to MTEARRPVKKPPMREVLAEAAFQLFLERGFERTTVDDIVARAEVGRRSFFRYFPSKEDVVFPDHERCLADMTALLEAADDGDPVATVCDAARLVLRMYAANPEFSVQRYHLTREVPGLRTYELSVVRRYERTLAEYLRGRYAGTPDGPLHAEVIAAAVVAAHNNGLRSWLRSGGKGDAEAAVDHALGIVRQVWGAAAEGVATPAAGDDVVVVVAAKGTPMWRVVQKVESALAED; encoded by the coding sequence ATGACCGAGGCACGCAGACCAGTGAAGAAGCCACCCATGCGGGAGGTGCTCGCGGAGGCGGCGTTCCAGCTCTTTCTGGAACGGGGCTTCGAGCGGACGACGGTGGATGACATCGTCGCGCGGGCCGAGGTCGGGCGGCGTTCGTTCTTCCGCTACTTCCCTTCCAAGGAGGACGTGGTCTTCCCCGACCACGAGCGCTGTCTCGCCGATATGACGGCGCTTCTGGAGGCGGCCGACGACGGCGACCCGGTGGCCACGGTGTGCGACGCGGCCCGACTCGTGTTGCGGATGTACGCCGCGAATCCGGAGTTCTCCGTCCAGCGCTACCACCTCACGCGGGAGGTTCCCGGCCTGCGGACCTACGAGTTGTCCGTGGTCCGCCGCTACGAACGCACGCTGGCCGAGTATCTCCGCGGCCGCTACGCCGGTACCCCGGACGGCCCGCTGCACGCCGAGGTGATCGCCGCGGCAGTGGTCGCCGCGCACAACAACGGCCTGCGGTCGTGGCTGCGTTCGGGCGGCAAGGGGGACGCGGAGGCTGCGGTGGACCACGCTCTCGGGATCGTGCGGCAGGTCTGGGGTGCCGCAGCCGAAGGCGTCGCCACGCCGGCCGCGGGCGACGACGTCGTCGTGGTGGTCGCCGCCAAGGGCACGCCCATGTGGCGCGTGGTGCAGAAGGTCGAGTCGGCCCTCGCCGAGGACTGA
- a CDS encoding Zn-ribbon domain-containing OB-fold protein, translating to MSHSVSASKAAPTAGEAGLIHQLCRWCGTASFRRLLCPVCASSDLDSVRSDGLGVVVRSSVVHRYTEAARNESLVRLPEGFVFRCQVVGAAPHLVYVGARVRPVTGAAPDSAELVLELCDPVGRADWQ from the coding sequence GTGTCCCATTCAGTTTCAGCAAGTAAGGCCGCGCCGACGGCGGGTGAAGCCGGACTGATCCACCAGCTCTGCCGCTGGTGCGGTACGGCGTCGTTCCGGCGGCTGTTGTGTCCGGTGTGCGCGTCGAGCGATCTGGACTCCGTACGCAGCGACGGCCTGGGTGTCGTCGTGCGGTCCAGCGTGGTGCACCGCTACACCGAGGCTGCTCGCAACGAGTCCTTGGTCCGGTTGCCCGAAGGCTTCGTGTTCCGATGCCAGGTCGTGGGTGCCGCACCGCATCTGGTGTACGTGGGCGCGCGGGTGCGCCCCGTCACCGGCGCCGCCCCGGATTCCGCGGAGCTCGTCCTCGAACTCTGCGACCCGGTCGGGCGCGCCGATTGGCAGTGA